The window AAGAAGTCGTTGTGTGTGTAGACGTAGTAATTGATGAAGTAACTATCCAGTGTTTCGGGGATCGTGTTTAAGCTAAGCTGAAATCGGCGTTTCTACAATTAGGCCGAGTTGTACAATCTCCTTTGAATATCAAAATTcttgtaaaatgatttgttttagaatcgttatttataatattttaaaaacacctTGTCTCCTACTCTTATTAACGTTAATTGTAAGTGGTATTCGATTGAATAAAATTCATGATTAAATTATGTATCGAAAAATTCTATCGTGATGTTGTTTACTTAACTAATTATTTTCCTGAGACGAATTTACGCGTCTCAATAACGGCTGTACTTGCAAGATCATATGGTAATTGTTGATATCTAATAGGGCTTATCAAATATCTCCTATGGtgatgtaaattataatactaaaaacaATGAATTCCTTTATTATCCTATACAAATTGGCTAAACTTGAGTGTATATTTTAGTATGAAGTCGCACATATCAACCCGACACCACAAGGGCGTAGTATGTTTCAAGAAGtttataatcaattaaaaacCGGACATCAACAATCGTCGATCACAGTCAAAAGTTAGTTGCAGTGTTAATGGCCTCTCCCGAACAAACAGCGTTGAGTATTctttccatacatttacggcgcacGCGTCACAAGTGGGAGTAATAAATAGATTGCATGTGTCTTTTTGAAAAACATTTCTTATGAAATTAGCCTTTTTCTCGctgtttcaaatttataaatcacccaattaattttacataggctctttttttctattaattgaTGCGGCGAATTGACGCAGTCATTTTCGGAGACTTTATTTGATCAAGGTACGTCCTCCGTCGCCTTCTAGTCGTATCATCCATATTTGCTCGATAAATATGTTTCATGAGCGGTCTTTCATACATTCCTCACTGTCCAAAAATCTCAACCATCCCTATAGCATCCTTCTACTTACCATGTAATTCTCCATGTGATCACCAATGGTGACCCCACATATGCTCCGCGAAgacaaatttaacaaataaaagacCATTAAAATCAATCCacccgttcttgagttataagtGGTGTAACTAACCCGACTTTGGTCTTATAATTATAGATTATCAGATAACTTCTATTGGAcgaatacttttaaataaatcgcaTTTTGATAgagacaatataaaaatattaacaattaccAGGATGAAAGTTTTGTCAATCTAAGATTTTGCCCTTGGACAATTACTGTTACTATGCAAAGTGCCAACTGAATTTGTGTCTCGACATTGTAGTGCCCAAAATTATAGTTTGGTAACTTGTCACTCTGTGCCATGTTATCGCGTTAAAAGAGTAGATGAGATTTTGCGATTGCGATGTCGATTTAGTGTCTGGGTGATATGTGTAGCTTCCACTTTAAATCAATACAGcctttattttactgattttgcTATAAATTGTACTGAACCTGTGAGCTCTTACTCAAGaagttaaaatgttttgattaatattatatggaTATGTTTTAAAGacgtgtaaatattattttagatctataaaataaaattaatttatcattcatATGAAACTTTCATTTTAGTCCTTGTGATTACGATGACAAACCAACAATTCATCAGCAGGAAACCAGTACCTATTAATACTTTTACCTAGTAATACTAGCGTTGTCTTGAAGCAGCATTGGCCTAGAGCGATTGACCAGCCTCGCTTGTTTAGCAGCTAGTTCCTCCATCATGATTTGCAGTTGCTGACAATAGATGTCTGCCATTAACGTTTGGCCAGATTTTAGAAAGCCGTAGTTAACGACACCGGCACTAGTTCACCAGATATAcacaagtaatttttttattttattttcgcttGAGGCAGGATTTGGCTGGTTTCCCAGTATTCAGTCATTGTGACGAACGCTAACAATTATCGTAGAAGATCCACTTTACATACAGGTAAAGATTCGATTTCAAATCTCTTCATTATTGTGTCGGTTAAGCAATGTAACGCAGTATTCGGCGCGTGTTTGCTGGTTTGATTCACTCAATTCATAAAGTATCCACCTATCAAGCTTTTTTACTTTTCCGATTTACTTCAAATGGGTTAAATCAGTTTTATCACTCACACCAAAGCCTGCAGCTTACTCTGAAATCCTTTGCTATGAATCCGCTTCCACAATAGctttttattccttatttacCTGGTTTCTAACCGTCCAGAGGGCTTATTCTAGGGATCGAAATTTCTGGAACGTAAACGTTGGAACCAAAAACGTAGCGTGTTTTCTTTTGTGACACAAGCGCCATACACATCGTTAATCCTTCTAGCTGTTTCTGCAGCACTGGTGCCAGGGTGGAACTCATACTCGTAAATATAGCGACCTCTTTaacagtaatcattatattttagtcaatttacataaaaccgttatGTACtgttaacctaaaccttcctgaAGAATTTCAcaatcttttagtaaaaaccgtacaaaaatccgttaagtagattttaagaaaatcgatcaAATACAGACACAGCTTTgggaaatttgttttataatatgtatataataccgGATATAAATTAAACGAGTATTAAAATGctacaaaatacacaaataaaaataactactgTGATAATATCCCCTttctttacattaaatattgaaatttcatttaaatttgataattaGTCATTCCTTTCCAAAAGCGGTCATTACCATCCAGGTCATTTTTACGTGAAATGGATAGTAATGAATTGGAGAGAAATGAGTATTTTGCatgtatttagaaattattCCAATTAGGTCTATGCCAAAAatcaatgaaaatttatataatacagtgccATAGTAGCGTTAAATATAAGAGAACTTAGAAAGCTTGAAAAAAATTGCAAACCTTAAAAGTCACTGGAAGGCAATGACAGCTTAACGTTGACAAAGTCTTCTTGACTGCACaaaattgtaagtaattttttttcggaACGACATACCGCTTAAATTTAACCGCCGCGCCGGAGGTTTGGTGACGAATGCCTCTGCAGGTTCGAATTTGAGAGACATATTGACATCCGACAGTGCGGATAGGAATGCACTTTTTCGTTTGACAAAACTTTAATATCGATAATCACGAAGTTGCAATCATTGTTTTAAGTAAACtgtcttaaatatatattctttgaaagcttgtttgtaaacaataaactttttttctggtaatgggcggtagtcataaggcactttctccgcgaaaacaaaataaaaaaaaggaatatatCCCTCCATcggttttaatgtaaaattcagaattataaaagttataacatCGGAAAGGTAATTTGAACGAAACGTGAGAACGACCCTAGTACTTTTATGCAAAAGATTGAATAACCATCGGTTGTGTGCAAAACTTTTCtataacaatcttcccaatgttcgCTCTATACTACGAGTATTGTCTTAAAACTTTTTGCACTACAAAAactttgcaaataaataataattagtttatcAATTAAAGCTTATTCTGCTTGTAAATTGAATTACTTGATGTCGGGTTCGTTTTACGCGTGTTAGAATTAAGTTTAACTAACAGCAATAAGTTATGACTGTGCAAAACGCGTTGTGAGACCGCACGTGATTCGCAGCTAACATGTAACGCGTTGGCTGGGACACCTGCGGCGTGTGCGCTGCGAATTACCTGCACTATCACTCAGCAATGAAACCGTTTACAATCCGCTAGTGAGATAGGTTGGCTAAGGCGCAGCCGAGCCTCGTCATTTGCGTTATGGGCAGCAAGCTTGACGGTCATCTTATGAGGGGAACTCATGTCCCGTTTCCTGGAACACCCAACGCTGCTCTTAAAAGAGGTTAGCTGTCGATAAGGCTGCGACTCAGTCACAGACGAAAAAGCTATCGCAGGCCGAAATATAAGTGGAAGAGATCGCCCAATAATGGACTTGAAATTCCTtcatctttttaaataatatatataaaaagatatatattcATCTTTTACACGCGCACTTTCACGCTGCTCTTATAATACTATCTCATTTTTGACTGCCAGTAAtttaattgtgtaaataaaatataaatccattGTTCACCTTAACATACGTAGTTATATTAGATTGtcactctagtattaagggATGTggatttttataactaaataagtaCTTAGTTAGTTAATGGTTTAACACGTTGGTAATAATGTCGgctaggtaaaaaaaaaacaaacaaaatataattccaCGAAAAAGCTAAATAgcgttttatttcaaaagcatACAGCGTACATTGTAATTATTCTAAGagattcttatttataatttagattttttttatctacaacATTCGCCAAAATATTTACACGGTTAAAATTTTTTCCCATAATCTTATGAACATGAAAGTATGTTCGGACCTACAGGTTATACATAATGGCAGtcagtaacaaataaaatagtaaataacatCTACTCcactacataatacattactAAGCTAACTCACACGTTAAAATTGTACGAAGCaaaactatgtaaataaaactaagcttacaatttaatcaataaatattttgtttgtaacttttgcataataattttgttcttaGATAACGATGCATTCATGGGGGAAGATTGTCCCGTGCATTGGCACTGTTGGGCACgctgaaataaaatgaaaacattttaacaatttttctaGTATTATAATGGTCACTGGTAGATAATGATGTCTTAAGGTTTATTACCAAATATATACATAGGtaatgaaaaaaacattttattgaaattgtatgAATGTATGCCTTTCGCTTGTTGGCAAACGTATGGCGACtaacgaccacccataaacagtagcaaacatataactttgaattaaaaaggTTAGCGTATTCCGTACGCTTAGGCCACTACGCTCGCTATTGAGGTATAACGTGTTAAAAGGCTGTGCCTCAGCAAAACGGCGCAATAACCATACTTTTAAcagctatctattcgaaatttataatacgtaagtatatttagtaaaaataacatcatatttctacaatatacctacttattatcaTTACTTAggtagtgtatttttttaataattaggatattgtttcattaatttcatactGAAAATGCCGCTAAcattgttgattccgtgcatttttttctaaatcacGAATACACAATAATCAGTAGGTATTAGATAGGCACttaaataagaaacattttgatacattaaatttcttaaaaagacttaaaattgattttgtaaagaaattattcgtaaatgcATATTTCTGCCCGTAATTCTTACAGCGTAAACGCGTACATAATGAATGCTCACGCCCGTTTGGTCGAGGGAGGCCCTTACGTCGCGTAACTGAGGCGCCTggtagttacgctggctacaatgtataaTAACACGACGTACTGCCAAGTAATATAatactttctttttttaatgatcatagatattattaagtacAAGGTTATCattctttgtatttttacatattatatatagaaagCGTGGCGAACATCTTATTCATATAAGTTCCATTCATATTCGTCTCATGAATAAAGTATTCTGTGGTAAGTAAATCTAACGTGGTATTAACGCTAAAAATAATAGGTTgggatttttttaaagaatgaaAGAAACATTCATTTGCACAGTATACTGGAACgcacacaaatatttacaaggaacaaaaaaatatatatagatggtTTGGCCAACGTGTATCTCGTCATACTGCCGAAAAAGTTCCTGGTGCTGGTTTTCACGAATTGTATCAgtagaataaaaagtaaaaataaataaaagataaatatacaGGGGGAAAAAGTTAAGATTTACAGAAATTAACGGTGCAGTGTTGACTCTTTACGTGAACTATGCATTCTAGAAGTAATTAGAGTTACTAGAACTTATTCACTCCAAGAAATTCACTGTTCAATGTTCACTCATGTAGTAATCTGTAACTTTTTATTAGGTAAGTAGTTCACGCGAATTTAGATAATCCAGAATTAAAAtcgatagtattttttttttaactattgtagatttatttaatttttttacacaagGCTCCGCGCCTATTTATAACCATTCTCAACACCTATGGGTAATGTAATTAGTTTAGATTCcctaagtaattataattgaatgatttaaattaagaacaatGATCTATGGACTGTAAGGTAcacgaacaaaataatattttaatgacattcAACCGGTACCTACATCGGCGATTTAGCGTAATGCTGTCGATAAGTAACACGTATTAATTGTATTCGCTGTATTTTTcttgtaattataatactacCTTTTTCACAACGTTGTCCAAAGTAACCGGTACCCTCGCATTTGCATGTAAATCCAGGCTCCTGTGCCGTTTGAATGCATATACCGCGTACGCACGGCATGCGGTAGCAAATGTTCGTAGTTCTCTCtgtaatgattttaattaaatacaatacataataagttttaaaactaCCCAAGGTACATTGATGAAAATGCCTAAAATAATAGCACTCAGTGTACCGTATAGTTACCACTGCCTCAaactatcattataaatttcatcgaaatccgttgagtagtttttgagtttatcgcgttcgtCTGAACGCGGTACCTACATGAAAATACAAatgtactttaaattaaaaaaaaaaaacaacaaaatttattattcttttaatttgGTTTCGATTGCTTGAGGTGTCGGTtatgtaatttgtgtttttattttttgactattgttatttttgcaacctcctttgataaaataaaacataacacgGGCAAAAGTAGAATTTATTGTATCTGGGCAGTGATAAATACTATAGAATATTGGATGGTGATGGATGTATTATAACCtgtttattatagtaaataaaaagcaTCCAATTTTAGTAACATCAAGCAACTAAGCGAGCtattaataaaaactgtatAGATACGCCTGAAAGAAAGAACCATGGACCAACTGTTTCCCGACACTGAGGCGTGCTCACATAATTTTAGCTACCATGCACCTACTtaagtatttcttttatattgtataaatgtacTGAACAGAAAACTTTACCTACATGTTGAAAGTAGACTGTGGCAGAAGGAAAAAATCAAGTCAGTTCCTCTCCGGTGGTAAAGGAAAATCCATATTTTAACATATCTTATGAAAATAAGTTCTATTAGGACTAGATTACCCATAGAAATTTGTTATGCGGCCATGATTAAAGTTTACCTTATAGGGTTTCTTCACCACAATAGCTTAGTCTTGATTATATAAGTTAATATACGTGCAACaaggattattaaaaaattccaGCATTTTCGTACACTAAGCTTTtagaatgtaataatttttttaaccatACTTCATAAGTGAAATATATTCTATACATAGGAATGTGGTAAAGATACCCTTAAAGCAGAGAAAGCCatcaatcaataaaattttaaattatagttaatttttaaaaaaattggtgcaattaatatgtttaagtatcaattaattatataattcatcattaattatcactttgcgattaatttattaagattaatattacttaattgtaaaacacatttaaactttttaatcgTTCTatgaatatatacttaatactaaagttcataattatataaataaataagtacaaattTTAGTTTTGGGTCTATAGACACCGAAGCGTCGCTAAGcgttaagttattttaaaatgaaactaaaaatgattataaatgaaTTGCCATAactccaataaaaaaatatcaattagtaattgtaatttgttaaattattacgGGTAAATTGTTAAGTGTTATGgacacaattaattataattaattaattgttaatctttaattgtttttacaattaaaattttcccAACACTGTTTCATATAAATCTTTTAGGACTTTGACTGTTAAGACTtcatatgattattattatagaacttttCGTACAGGTTATTTTGtataatcattaattatgtttaagaAATGTTATTCTCAGTAAGAGCAAAGTGTTAGTTATGTCAATTTTAAGCCCCACTAACCTTGTACATTACCTCTTAGAGCATTTAAACAGGATCTCCTTGTTCGATAGATGAACTCTGTCTTGCACCCGTAGCCGCACGTACAGGAGCCAGCGAATATCTTGCAACCGTTGTGGGCCTGTTCAGGCTCACAGGCCCAAACGCCCACTGAAACCAAACGTTGTCATTAAGACCCCTCCCCAAGCAAACAGCCTTGAGTAATTTATTCCATACTTAGCGCGGACCGAGTTATGGACGGGtaaatgcaaagatttacgaataataatttgcataaacatatggaggtaatttttaaaattttaaactactaccactttttaagttttgattgcacattaaaatgatgtgtaggTAGTTTAGGAGGAGATGCACTGACTCAACAATTTGAAGGCatattaaattgttacaaaattatgaaacaatatccacattataaaatatttgatactaccaaagtagatattataagttattgcagaaatattatgttttttttctatatgtataatttttcgAATTTGGAACTTCAGAAAGGCGCGCTTCTTTTAGAGGAGCGTCTTAATTTATGACCGCTCATTGGGTTTTACAAAAATTCTATTTGGTTTTAATCACATTGGAAAATAATTAGATTGagatataaattcatataaatagtacaaatcacataaaaaaaagaaatattataacacaGCATATTATTGTGTACCTATtacctaatttaaaaattgtttgtcAATTAACAGGAAGGATTTGTGCtgctataatataagtatatgtaagaaaattatataaaatttgatatataTCCACCATTTTAGACGTAAagttaataacattttacaatgaaaaaCCGCATAAGCTCAATTGCGTTgctttaatgataattttaaatagtttgctTCAATAATTCGCTGagcaaatacattttaattttaaaaagtcaggAAAACTAACAAAATGTGACTGCGAAGGAAGTATTTTCATCTTTCCGGTACCCGGTTTAAACCGCCGACGGGACACGACTAGGTACTAAAAAGACAAGCAAAGacactttatttttactttttagagtTTGTTTTGTGTCGgggattattatttttttttatggatttttatcaaaatctctTTGTATTGCTATTTTCTCCACCATGGGCCTCGatctttacttttattaacacCTACTCATTGAGAATATTCTTATAAGTCCAAACACGGTACATCTGCTGTAACTTGCTGAGGAGTTGGATATCGCGCAAAAATCAAGATGCTACAGTATGAGCTCAAGGTTGCCATGTCTTAGAAATACTTCCGTCGTAAATAATAGGCCAAATATCAAATCAATTTGACCTGTGGAACTAGCAAAAGAGCCGATGATCTTTAATCACGTGAATTATAGCCAAGAACCACCTTGATCACATCAGATTTTAAGCAAAAAACCATATCATATAATCCGTTCATTCGTTGGGGAACTACGATGCTGCAGACTGGCATACAGATACACAGACATTTTCCGCCGATGTTAAAAGGAGATTTCGAGGCCGTTATTATTTACTCGAATGAGACGCGAtggctgttcgcctgatggtaagtgatacgccCAAacatagtagaaacaccatccaacaacttcaATCACAACGTATCATTTGATATTCcagtgcgctcgccatcctagaCACTGCGCTTACCTATCTAggctctcatatatgagagacctaccaccagtagaacCAGTTAGTACTTACTCATCGAAGTAATTATTGAATAATGGCTGCGATTCGTCGTTTTTTACTCAGGTGCCAGGGCCCTCATTGCCCGCAAGTGCAAGGGGTGGGTAGATCCCAAGCGCAGAGATCAAGGGGCGCGAGTCGATCGCTCGGCAGAAAAAGATCGCCATTAAAAGTAGCACCCAATTTTTTTGCCCGAAGCTTGTAAAAaggtacataatttttttagcacGAGCACAGGCTAATTTTCCCACTTCAGCGCCCGATATGGTAAAGCCGCCCCTGTTATGTATGTAATCTTAGTGCCATTAGTCACTGTCACTACTAACTAGATCAAAAAGCAAGCAGGTCTTGAATATCAGTGAATTTCGAGGAACtgattaacattttgttttcaaagTAGCTGAATACACTAggtaatattaatagtataacTAAAAGTAAGGAAAAAAGATAGAAATCAGAACACGgtgtaatcaaaaatatttacattatttttatatttaattattgcaaattataCTATTAAACAGATCACTAGCCAGTGACCCACTTAaacgaataataatttatttgtaaaactaacATTAGGATGTTTTATCTTATTAAACTTCCGTTGCAAGTACATCGCATGAAGTGGCAGTGACACAGAAAGTATAGTGGCCTAGTGTGAGAGTGATCTAAAATGTTCCAATTAACTGATAAGTCCATTTACGGAAAACAGCGTAAAAGCAAAATAGAATCAATCGTGTACTGCGAAACCTATGAGTTGAAATAATAGAATAGGTATAAAATCCTTGACAAAATTTTAGTTTGACATTGACGATAGTGCAAGAGAACTGTTAGCAAGAAGCTGAAAGACACATTGTTAATCCTATCCAAGGTTCGGAGTGAAGAATATACTCGTTTATCTTTACGAAGACTATTGATAAGCGTTTATTACACACTGTACATTCTTTATACAGTCAATTTTGAATAGATGCATTGTTCATAGCTTAGGCTGGGCTCGATGTATTCCGTTTGCCTAAAACTCAAGACGCCTTCCCGAGCAAACGGTTTTGCGCACTTCGTTCCATACGCGGCGGTGCGAGCTACAGGCACCcgtatgcaaagatttacgaatcaTTTCTTTGAAcaattttaggtatttttttaaaaaattaactaccAACATATTTGTAATTACCCTGTCTATGTAATATTGTTGGTTGCAAATATAAGTGATTTGTACTTTAGGAGGAAATGCacggaataaaaaatagttgtGGTATTTTTCTTCTGCAATATATAACAATAGATAGCTTTTAAAATACGATAGTCAGTCGTTTTCTGGGGAGAGAGCTTTAAGTTTTAGGTCCCGCGTACTGAGgccacacaaaaaaatataacattctaAATAATCTACtagaatgttatttttgttcataattaaaggacaatgcccaaatcTATTCCAGTCTTTCAAAGAAGTGCAAGTCTAGTCATAGTTTTAACGCGCTAATATCAAGAACTACTAGATAGAATTAAAAGcttctttttgtattggatagcccatttattgaagAAGGCTATAGATTATAGGCTATGATCTAGAGGAGTGGAGCTACatgaaaaattatgtaaaacggGAAAGAAATCCTTTTGAGCTTACGTTACGTGCGCTGCGTTAACGGTTAatgttacgcaacaatcat of the Manduca sexta isolate Smith_Timp_Sample1 chromosome 27, JHU_Msex_v1.0, whole genome shotgun sequence genome contains:
- the LOC115445032 gene encoding uncharacterized protein LOC115445032 isoform X2, which codes for MRLATAIVTLVCLQLGVWACEPEQAHNGCKIFAGSCTCGYGCKTEFIYRTRRSCLNALRERTTNICYRMPCVRGICIQTAQEPGFTCKCEGTGYFGQRCEKACPTVPMHGTIFPHECIVI
- the LOC115445032 gene encoding uncharacterized protein LOC115445032 isoform X1; amino-acid sequence: MRLATAIVTLVCLQLGVWACEPEQAHNGCKIFAGSCTCGYGCKTEFIYRTRRSCLNALRGNVQERTTNICYRMPCVRGICIQTAQEPGFTCKCEGTGYFGQRCEKACPTVPMHGTIFPHECIVI